In Thunnus albacares chromosome 10, fThuAlb1.1, whole genome shotgun sequence, a single window of DNA contains:
- the LOC122989855 gene encoding uncharacterized protein LOC122989855 isoform X2, whose protein sequence is MLLHSCICRHAGRCISKLRSQTTMCVLLQHLTLICLLCTHYSGGCLCYSSCAAASKAPLVLCNSATQLQLLSDGTPNPVSKGAPAESGSMQSFSVNLSTPVRSQPDHPSLAARPSLLWLSLTCCHSRAIIMTLLHTIHLHGRVPEALCSSSQTTISLSLLPYFSTRPEFTRICYHITKIYASSSPPPVSRFHQGVILYYSRIHLPLSYPVTSRWGLIAKDFSTVIYHAYSINIIYFIKKLSLS, encoded by the exons ATGCTGCTGCATTCGTGCATCTGTCGACATGCAGGTCGTTGTATCAGCAAGTTACGTTCTCAGACTACTATGTGCGTCTTGCTACAGCATTTGACACTCATCTGCTTGCTCTGTACTCACTATTCAGGAGGTTGCCTCTGTTACTCAAGCTGCGCGGCGGCTTCAAAGGCGCCGCTCGTCCTCTGCAACTCTGCAACACAGCTGCAACTCCTCTCAGACGGGACTCCAAACCCCGTAAGCAAAGGTGCTCCAGCGGAGTCTGGCTCCATGCAGAGTTTCTCAGTCAACCTCTCTACTCCAGTCAGATCTCAACCAGACCATCCCTCTCTGGCTGCTCGCCCGTCCCTACTCTGGCTCTCCCTCACCTG ctgtcattccAGAGCAATCATAATGACCCTCCTCCACACCATCCACCTCCATGGCCGTGTCCCGGAAGCTCTCTGCTCTTCATCCCAGACCACCATCTCGCTTTCTCTACTCCCTTACTTCAGCACCAGGCCCGAGTTCACCAGAATCTGCTACCACATCACCAAGATCTACGCctcttcatcaccaccaccagtgtctagatTCCATCAGGGGGTTATCCTATACTATTCTCGCATTCACCTCCCCCTTTCATATCCAGTGACATCACGATGGGGTCTAATCGCCAAAGACTTTTCCACCGTCATCTATCATGCTTATTCAATTAATATCATTTACTTCATAAAGAAactgagtctctcctga
- the LOC122989855 gene encoding uncharacterized protein LOC122989855 isoform X4, which produces MENAGVEAEIYSQLKGKWLSFQSNHRDSVGHAAAFVHLSTCRRLPLLLKLRGGFKGAARPLQLCNTAATPLRRDSKPRKQRCSSGVWLHAEFLSQPLYSSQISTRPSLSGCSPVPTLALPHLLSFQSNHNDPPPHHPPPWPCPGSSLLFIPDHHLAFSTPLLQHQARVHQNLLPHHQDLRLFITTTSV; this is translated from the exons CTGTCATTCCAGAGCAATCATCGCGACTCAGTCGGTCATGCTGCTGCATTCGTGCATCTGTCGACATGCAG GAGGTTGCCTCTGTTACTCAAGCTGCGCGGCGGCTTCAAAGGCGCCGCTCGTCCTCTGCAACTCTGCAACACAGCTGCAACTCCTCTCAGACGGGACTCCAAACCCCGTAAGCAAAGGTGCTCCAGCGGAGTCTGGCTCCATGCAGAGTTTCTCAGTCAACCTCTCTACTCCAGTCAGATCTCAACCAGACCATCCCTCTCTGGCTGCTCGCCCGTCCCTACTCTGGCTCTCCCTCACCTG ctgtcattccAGAGCAATCATAATGACCCTCCTCCACACCATCCACCTCCATGGCCGTGTCCCGGAAGCTCTCTGCTCTTCATCCCAGACCACCATCTCGCTTTCTCTACTCCCTTACTTCAGCACCAGGCCCGAGTTCACCAGAATCTGCTACCACATCACCAAGATCTACGCctcttcatcaccaccaccagtgtctag
- the LOC122989855 gene encoding uncharacterized protein LOC122989855 isoform X3 yields the protein MENAGVEAEIYSQLKGKWLSFQSNHRDSVGHAAAFVHLSTCRSLYQQVTFSDYYVRLATAFDTHLLALYSLFRRLPLLLKLRGGFKGAARPLQLCNTAATPLRRDSKPRKQRCSSGVWLHAEFLSQPLYSSQISTRPSLSGCSPVPTLALPHLLSFQSNHNDPPPHHPPPWPCPGSSLLFIPDHHLAFSTPLLQHQARVHQNLLPHHQDLRLFITTTSV from the exons CTGTCATTCCAGAGCAATCATCGCGACTCAGTCGGTCATGCTGCTGCATTCGTGCATCTGTCGACATGCAGGTCGTTGTATCAGCAAGTTACGTTCTCAGACTACTATGTGCGTCTTGCTACAGCATTTGACACTCATCTGCTTGCTCTGTACTCACTATTCAGGAGGTTGCCTCTGTTACTCAAGCTGCGCGGCGGCTTCAAAGGCGCCGCTCGTCCTCTGCAACTCTGCAACACAGCTGCAACTCCTCTCAGACGGGACTCCAAACCCCGTAAGCAAAGGTGCTCCAGCGGAGTCTGGCTCCATGCAGAGTTTCTCAGTCAACCTCTCTACTCCAGTCAGATCTCAACCAGACCATCCCTCTCTGGCTGCTCGCCCGTCCCTACTCTGGCTCTCCCTCACCTG ctgtcattccAGAGCAATCATAATGACCCTCCTCCACACCATCCACCTCCATGGCCGTGTCCCGGAAGCTCTCTGCTCTTCATCCCAGACCACCATCTCGCTTTCTCTACTCCCTTACTTCAGCACCAGGCCCGAGTTCACCAGAATCTGCTACCACATCACCAAGATCTACGCctcttcatcaccaccaccagtgtctag